The proteins below are encoded in one region of Brassica napus cultivar Da-Ae chromosome A6, Da-Ae, whole genome shotgun sequence:
- the BNAA06G36770D gene encoding COP1-interacting protein 7 codes for MKSSTRLDSVVFQLTPTRTRCDLLVTANGKTEKIATGLLDPFLAHLKTAQDQVSKGGYSIILKPEDSDIAVWFTKATIERFVRFVSNPDVLERVYTLETEIKQIKEAIGIQNNSEIALPVVEDDLRAKRAENTEGSRPLLQLSEEKAIVLYEPGSHPRQANGSTASDENSKVQVLKVMETRRTMLQKEQGMAFARAVAAGFEVDDMLPLISFAKSFGASRLMDACLKFMDLWKKKHETGQWVEIEAAEVMASQANISAANDSGIVFANGDVKSPSESKANVNQEHAQGQHPQQPMYAPWPVHSPPGTFPVFQGYAMQGMPYYPNYPYPSPYPSTDDSRRSSGGRKAKKHHSSCSEDSGSEDEEDREKGKSGRRRKSGKVVIRNINYINSKKQDHSGTESDADEGAIVECDNGKERRTEADTGDWQAFQTFLLQDADREDRTADHMMEKEVGGKKRQGAGRYDPLAYGEREAEKYQERDEADIQNGTVARKFRGSSDSFMVRQRENGFEDSSDPLNLNGFDHPRNGLDKRSSFNMDDDSYIATRESGSNTRNAIDIGSEFSSYHQTDGNERKQINYEPHDLSLMPERETEKLSAGYDPALDFGSRALKKNNQAAGVAKKSVRDPKSRLSNDAADKRKASGPIRKGRPTKMSPLDEARARADKLRNFKADLLIMKKEKEEEERKRIEALKIARQKRIASKSNSAGGQSQLPARKKLVNKFSPGAPRASKFSDSEPGSLSPLQRLPIRSASLGSNESQRLPKSGNKLSTGSKSTVNRLTRSISPLPPSKRETIATVNRVTRSASPLPLPKREARVSLDSQNKSVSRIRRLSEPKIGNNSAPSSSARSLRTTASKKTTDTPEIKKISAIVNYDIAKIASLPELKIKPPKGPTNAVVKGVEKVKSSASEAEPSGSKNKPLGQNDVNETPVVEKTVVMVLPNSARSISADQTKRDKSEVVPETTPESGNDLVLVRLETLSDLVTETPKFLTSQSVAVKPYEAPHARVSSLEDSCTVYSEYSQAPAPSVHSNEAALETGKVLIPEKKISEALEKSQTKESASKGLRKLLKFGKKSQSSSSTSEYHTESDNAAGNSNEDHGSAITAATTSEAFTLKNLISQDETPTAAAASQKSSRHFSLLSPFKNKKRVS; via the exons ATGAAATCTTCGACTCGGCTTGATTCGGTTGTGTTTCAGCTCACTCCCACTCGAACCCG GTGTGATCTGTTGGTAACAGCTAATGGAAAGACTGAGAAAATAGCAACAGGGCTGCTTGATCCTTTTCTCGCTCACTTGAAGACAGCACAAGACCAAGTTTCGAAAGGTGGCTACTCTATTATTCTCAAGCCTGAGGATAGTGACATTGCAGTTTGGTTCACCAAGGCAACTATTGAAAG GTTTGTTCGATTTGTTAGCAATCCTGATGTCCTAGAACGAGTATACACTTTAGAAACTGAGATCAAACAGATCAAGGAAGCAATTGGTATCCAGAACAACTCTGAAATAGCTTTGCCTGTT GTGGAAGATGATCTACGAGCAAAAAGAGCAGAAAATACAGAAG GTAGCAGGCCTTTGCTACAGCTCAGCGAAGAGAAAGCTATTGTACTTTACGAG CCTGGTTCACATCCAAGGCAGGCAAATGGATCTACCGCATCAGATGAAAACTCTAA AGTTCAAGTTCTAAAAGTTATGGAGACAAGGAGGACAATGTTGCAGAAAGAACAAGGAATGGCATTTGCACGTGCTGTGGCAGCTGGTTTCGAAGTTGATGATATGCTTCCTCTAATATCTTTCGCCAAATCGTTTGGAGCCTCACGTTTGAT GGATGCCTGTTTAAAATTCATGGACTTGTGGAAGAAAAAGCACGAAACTGGCCAGTGGGTTGAAATCGAAGCAGCAGAAGTAATGGCCTCGCAGGCAAACATCTCTGCAGCAAACGACTCAGGGATTGTGTTCGCAAATGGTG ATGTGAAGTCTCCTTCAGAAAGTAAAGCAAATGTGAATCAAGAACATGCGCAAGGGCAGCATCCGCAGCAGCCAATGTATGCACCATGGCCAGTTCACTCTCCGCCGGGGACCTTTCCTGTGTTTCAAGGTTACGCTATGCAGGGCATGCCGTACTACCCGAACTATCCTTATCCATCTCCCTATCCTTCCACCGATGATTCTAGACGTAGTTCTGGCGGAAGAAAGGCTAAGAAACACCATTCTTCTTGTAGCGAGGACTCAGGTTCAGAAGATGAGGAGGACAGGGAGAAAGGAAAGTCAGGTAGGAGAAGGAAATCAGGGAAGGTGGTGATTCGGAATATAAACTACATTAATTCAAAGAAGCAAGATCATTCAGGAACAGAATCTGATGCTGATGAAGGGGCAATAGTAGAGTGTGACAATGGTAAAGAGAGACGGACAGAGGCTGACACTGGGGATTGGCAGGCATTCCAAACTTTCTTATTGCAAGATGCTGATAGAGAAGATCGTACAGCTGACCATATGATGGAAAAGGAGGTGGGAGGGAAGAAAAGGCAAGGTGCAGGGAGATATGACCCTTTGGCTTATGGTGAACGTGAAGCAGAAAAATATCAAGAAAGAGATGAAGCTGACATTCAGAATGGGACTGTGGCTCGTAAGTTCAGGGGATCTAGTGACTCATTTATGGTTCGCCAGAGAGAAAATGGTTTTGAGGATTCTTCTGATCCTCTCAACTTGAATGGATTTGATCATCCAAGGAATGGTCTGGATAAGAGATCATCATTTAACATGGATGATGATTCTTATATTGCTACTAGGGAATCTGGAAGCAATACGAGAAATGCTATAGACATTGGATCAGAGTTCTCTTCCTACCACCAAACTGATGGAAATGAAAGAAAGCAGATCAATTATGAGCCTCATGATCTCAGCCTGATGCCAGAACGAGAAACAGAGAAGTTATCGGCTGGGTATGACCCTGCGCTAGATTTTGGATCCAGAGCTCTGAAGAAGAATAACCAGGCAGCTGGAGTTGCTAAGAAGTCAGTGAGAGATCCAAAATCAAGACTATCTAATGATGCTGCGGATAAGAGGAAGGCTTCAGGGCCAATACGGAAAGGAAGACCCACAAAGATGAGCCCTTTAGATGAAGCAAGAGCACGTGCTGACAAGCTTAGAAATTTCAAAGCTGATCTCCTGattatgaaaaaggaaaag gaagaggaagagagaaaacgCATAGAAGCTTTGAAAATAGCAAGGCAAAAGAGGATTGCTTCTAAAAGCAACTCAGCCGGTGGCCAGTCGCAGTTGCCTGCAAGAAAAAAATTGGTAAACAAGTTTTCTCCCGGGGCTCCTAGAGCCTCCAAGTTCAGTGACTCAGAACCAGGATCATTATCACCTCTTCAACGCCTTCCCATAAGAAGTGCTTCTCTAGGCTCAAATGAATCTCAGAGATTACCCAAGAGTGGTAACAAACTGAGCACCGGAAGTAAGTCAACAGTAAATAGGCTAACAAGATCGATATCACCGCTACCTCCATCTAAGAGAGAAACAATAGCAACGGTAAATAGGGTAACCAGGTCGGCTTCACCGTTACCTCTGCCTAAGAGAGAAGCCAGAGTTAGTCTAGATAGTCAAAACAAGTCTGTCTCAAGGATAAGACGATTGTCAGAACCCAAAATAGGTAATAATAGTGCACCGAGCTCTTCAGCAAGGTCACTGCGCACAACAGCATCCAAAAAAACAACTGATACTCCTGAGATAAAGAAAATATCTGCTATTGTTAACTATGACATAGCGAAAATCGCTTCTCTTCCGGAACTGAAGATAAAGCCACCCAAAGGTCCTACTAATGCTGTGGTGAAAGGGGTCGAGAAAGTTAAATCTTCTGCTTCCGAGGCTGAACCAAGTGGTAGCAAGAACAAACCCTTGGGCCAAAATGATGTTAATGAAACTCCAGTGGTTGAGAAGACAGTGGTGATGGTGTTGCCAAATTCAGCTCGAAGTATATCTGCAGATCAGACGAAACGTGACAAGTCAGAGGTAGTCCCTGAAACAACACCGGAGAGTGGCAATGATCTAGTCTTA GTTAGGTTGGAGACTCTGAGTGACTTAGTAACAGAAACACCAAAGTTTCTGACAAGTCAGAGTGTTGCTGTAAAACCATATGAAGCTCCACATGCTCGTGTTTCTTCATTAGAAGATTCATGCACAGTGTACTCAGAGTATTCCCAAGCACCTGCACCAAGCGTGCATTCAAATGAGGCAGCGCTAGAAACTGGGAAAGTCCTTATACCAGAGAAGAAGATAAGTGAGGCCTTAGAgaaatctcaaacaaaagaGTCAGCGTCAAAAGGGCTCAGAAAACTGTTGAAATTTGGAAAAAAGAGTCAGTCTTCTTCGTCTACAAGTGAATACCATACCGAGTCTGATAACGCAGCCGGCAATAGCAATGAGGATCATGGTTCAGCTATAACCGCTGCTACGACAAGTGAAG CATTTACACTGAAGAACCTCATATCTCAAGATGAAACACCTACAGCAGCAGCCGCTTCACAGAAAT CTTCTCGCCATTTCTCATTACTGTCTCCCttcaagaacaagaagagaGTCTCGTAA
- the LOC106349550 gene encoding squamosa promoter-binding-like protein 2 isoform X1, which translates to MNRPKKVEAGERQFDPSPSPNLVLRFAHITCFLSLSLLFSSPTLVLLSKCSVLCQAKNGSFTPLTTRSFPNSLINRFWCFSVCMECNAKPSLQWEWDNLISFGTSSAEIPKKQRPMDWENDGFDCTTFYSSSFATEAAYGGGSSGSDLAHAFSKSSKSTSISSSSAEVRTYNFTSEAGESVPPGELGSSEEFAMGIDASPSLELSFGSGDPVLGLKLGKRTYFEDFWEVENAKGSALPVSLASSSASPVKKSKTLSQKLQTPHCQVEGCNLDLSSAKDYHRKHRICENHSKFPKVVVSGVERRFCQQCSRFHCLSEFDEKKRSCRRRLSDHNARRRKPNPGRTYDGKQQMDFVWNRFALIHPRSEENFLWPNPKPVSSRGLLQEPAKTEMPNKLFTEHCGFGLLDPKTKTTRAELFSKDLLEKVTISSSHMGASQDLDGALSLLSNSTPWVSSNQPTRFSLNHHSTSNLQPVVHGSVTQLSSVSSYWQPDPPAAEGSTALTRNGVGQFNENYNLNQFYN; encoded by the exons ATGAATCGTCCAAAAAAAGTTGAAGCTGGTGAAAGGCAGTTTGACCCCTCCCCATCTCCCAACTTGGTACTTCGCTTTGCACACATCACATGCTTCctctcactctctctcctcttttcttCTCCCACTCTTGTTCTTCTCTCTAAATGCTCTGTACTGTGTCAAGCCAAAAATGGAAGCTTTACTCCATTAACGACGAGATCCTTCCCTAATTCTCTAATCAATAG ATTTTGGTGTTTTAGTGTCTGTATGGAGTGTAATGCAAAGCCATCATTGCAGTGGGAGTGGGATAATCTAATATCTTTTGGTACTTCATCAGCTGAAATTCCTAAAAAGCAACGACCAATGGATTGGGAAAATGATGGGTTTGATTGCACCACTTTTTACTCGTCCAGCTTTGCTACAGAAGCAGCTTATGGTGGTGGTAGTTCAGGTTCTGATCTAGCTCATGCTTTCTCTAAAAGCTCAAAGTCAACTTCCATTAGCTCTTCATCAGCTGAAGTGAGAACATACAATTTCACATCAGAAGCTGGTGAAAGTGTTCCTCCTGGAGAATTGGGGAGCAGTGAAGAGTTTGCAATGGGAATTGATGCTTCTCCAAGTCTTGAACTCTCCTTCGGCTCTGGTGATCCGGTTCTTGGTTTGAAGCTTGGTAAGAGGACATACTTTGAAGACTTTTGGGAAGTGGAGAATGCTAAAGGTTCAGCACTTCCGGTGAGCCTGGCGTCATCTTCTGCTTCTCCGGTGAAGAAATCCAAAACACTCTCTCAGAAATTACAAACTCCTCACTGCCAAGTTGAAGGCTGTAACCTCGATCTCTCCTCAGCTAAGGACTATCATAGGAAACACAGGATTTGTGAAAACCATTCAAAGTTCCCTAAAGTCGTTGTCAGTGGCGTAGAGCGCCGGTTCTGCCAACAATGTAGCAG GTTTCACTGTCTCTCTGAGTTTGATGAGAAGAAACGTAGCTGTCGCCGGCGTCTCTCAGATCACAATGCAAGACGTCGCAAGCCAAATCCCGGGAGGACATATG ATGGGAAGCAACAGATGGATTTTGTATGGAACAGATTTGCACTTATCCATCCAAGAAGTGAAGAAAATTTTCTGTGGCCAAATCCGAAGCCTGTATCATCAAGAGGGTTATTGCAGGAACCTGCAAAGACCGAGATGCCCAATAAGCTTTTCACCGAGCATTGTGGATTTGGATTGTTGGACCCCAAAACGAAAACCACCAGAGCTGAGTTATTCAGTAAag ATTTGTTAGAAAAGGTCACAATCTCTTCTTCACACATGGGTGCTTCTCAAGATCTTGATGGTGCTCTCTCTCTTCTGTCAAATTCAACACCATGGGTTTCCTCGAACCAGCCAACACGGTTTTCCCTTAACCACCATTCCACAAGCAACCTCCAACCCGTGGTTCACGGGTCTGTGACTCAACTCAGTTCAGTGTCCAGCTACTGGCAGCCGGACCCACCAGCAGCTGAGGGCTCAACCGCTTTGACTAGGAATGGGGTAGGCCAGTTTAATGAGAACTACAACTTGAATCAGTTTTATAACTGA
- the LOC106349550 gene encoding squamosa promoter-binding-like protein 2 isoform X2, whose protein sequence is MECNAKPSLQWEWDNLISFGTSSAEIPKKQRPMDWENDGFDCTTFYSSSFATEAAYGGGSSGSDLAHAFSKSSKSTSISSSSAEVRTYNFTSEAGESVPPGELGSSEEFAMGIDASPSLELSFGSGDPVLGLKLGKRTYFEDFWEVENAKGSALPVSLASSSASPVKKSKTLSQKLQTPHCQVEGCNLDLSSAKDYHRKHRICENHSKFPKVVVSGVERRFCQQCSRFHCLSEFDEKKRSCRRRLSDHNARRRKPNPGRTYDGKQQMDFVWNRFALIHPRSEENFLWPNPKPVSSRGLLQEPAKTEMPNKLFTEHCGFGLLDPKTKTTRAELFSKDLLEKVTISSSHMGASQDLDGALSLLSNSTPWVSSNQPTRFSLNHHSTSNLQPVVHGSVTQLSSVSSYWQPDPPAAEGSTALTRNGVGQFNENYNLNQFYN, encoded by the exons ATGGAGTGTAATGCAAAGCCATCATTGCAGTGGGAGTGGGATAATCTAATATCTTTTGGTACTTCATCAGCTGAAATTCCTAAAAAGCAACGACCAATGGATTGGGAAAATGATGGGTTTGATTGCACCACTTTTTACTCGTCCAGCTTTGCTACAGAAGCAGCTTATGGTGGTGGTAGTTCAGGTTCTGATCTAGCTCATGCTTTCTCTAAAAGCTCAAAGTCAACTTCCATTAGCTCTTCATCAGCTGAAGTGAGAACATACAATTTCACATCAGAAGCTGGTGAAAGTGTTCCTCCTGGAGAATTGGGGAGCAGTGAAGAGTTTGCAATGGGAATTGATGCTTCTCCAAGTCTTGAACTCTCCTTCGGCTCTGGTGATCCGGTTCTTGGTTTGAAGCTTGGTAAGAGGACATACTTTGAAGACTTTTGGGAAGTGGAGAATGCTAAAGGTTCAGCACTTCCGGTGAGCCTGGCGTCATCTTCTGCTTCTCCGGTGAAGAAATCCAAAACACTCTCTCAGAAATTACAAACTCCTCACTGCCAAGTTGAAGGCTGTAACCTCGATCTCTCCTCAGCTAAGGACTATCATAGGAAACACAGGATTTGTGAAAACCATTCAAAGTTCCCTAAAGTCGTTGTCAGTGGCGTAGAGCGCCGGTTCTGCCAACAATGTAGCAG GTTTCACTGTCTCTCTGAGTTTGATGAGAAGAAACGTAGCTGTCGCCGGCGTCTCTCAGATCACAATGCAAGACGTCGCAAGCCAAATCCCGGGAGGACATATG ATGGGAAGCAACAGATGGATTTTGTATGGAACAGATTTGCACTTATCCATCCAAGAAGTGAAGAAAATTTTCTGTGGCCAAATCCGAAGCCTGTATCATCAAGAGGGTTATTGCAGGAACCTGCAAAGACCGAGATGCCCAATAAGCTTTTCACCGAGCATTGTGGATTTGGATTGTTGGACCCCAAAACGAAAACCACCAGAGCTGAGTTATTCAGTAAag ATTTGTTAGAAAAGGTCACAATCTCTTCTTCACACATGGGTGCTTCTCAAGATCTTGATGGTGCTCTCTCTCTTCTGTCAAATTCAACACCATGGGTTTCCTCGAACCAGCCAACACGGTTTTCCCTTAACCACCATTCCACAAGCAACCTCCAACCCGTGGTTCACGGGTCTGTGACTCAACTCAGTTCAGTGTCCAGCTACTGGCAGCCGGACCCACCAGCAGCTGAGGGCTCAACCGCTTTGACTAGGAATGGGGTAGGCCAGTTTAATGAGAACTACAACTTGAATCAGTTTTATAACTGA